The Sandaracinobacteroides saxicola nucleotide sequence TTCCTCCAGGACTCCCACCGCTGCATTGCGATGCTATATCACAGTCTCCCCCCCGCACCATGCCGAATATCGGCATGAATGTGACAATTTTCGTAAAGGATTTCGCATGACCGAAACCGCCATCTTCGCCAACGGCTGCTTCTGGTGCACCGAGGCGATCTTCGACCGGGTGCGCGGCGTCCATTCGGTGGAGAGCGGCTATACCGGCGGCCATGTCGAGAACCCCCGTTACAAGGCGGTGTGCGGCGGCGACACCGGCCATGCCGAAGCGGTGCGCGTTACCTTCGACCCCGACGTCATCAGCTATGCCCAACTGCTCGACATCTTCTTCGCCACGCACGATCCGACCACGCTGAACCGCCAGGGCAATGATGTCGGCCCCCAGTATCGCAGCGCCATCTTCCCGCAATCCCCGGCGCAGGAAGCCGAAGCAAGGGCTGCGATCGCCCGCGCCCAGGCCGACTGGCCGGCACCGATCGTCACCCGCATCGAACCCGCGGCGCCCTGGTATCCGGCCGAGGTCGAGCACCACGACTATTACGCCCGCGTCGGCGACGCCAACCCCTATTGCGCCTATGTCGTCGGACCGAAAGTGCGCAAGTTCCTGAAAACGCATGGCGAGCATGTAAAGCCCAGCCTTGGCTGAGCGCCGCACGCGCTTCGCGGGCGTCCGCGACCGGCTGGAGGGGCTGCGCTTCGCCTCGCCGCTTCATGCCGGTCTGTTCGAATTCCTGCTGTTCGGCTTCAAGCAGGCCTGGGCCTGCCTGTTCGGCGGGCTGATCCTGGCGCTGCTGCTGCTGACGCATTTTTTCTATCCGGCCGATGCCGCGCTGGCGCGCTATGATTTCCTGACGCTGGTGGTGCTCGCCATCCAGGTTGCGCTGCTGGCGCTGCGCCTGGAAACGCTGGCGGAGGCGCGCGTCATCCTGGCCTTCCACCTGGTCGGCACGGCGATGGAGCTGTTCAAGACCAGCATGGGCAGTTGGGTCTATCCCGAACCCGGCCTGCTGCGCATCGGCGACGTGCCCCTGTTCTCGGGCTTCATGTACGCCGCGGTCGGCAGCTACATCGCCCGCATCTGGCGCATCTTCGGCTTCCGCTTCACGGGATATCCGCCGGCCTGGCAACCGACGGTGCTGGCGGTCGCCATCTATGTCAATTTCTTCACCCACCATTTCGTGGCAGACGCGCGCTGGCTGCTGTTCGCCGCCTGCGGCTGGATCTTCCGCCGCACGATGGTGCGCTTCACCGTGTTCCGCACTGAGCGCGCCATGCCGCTGCTCGTCGGCTTCCTGCTGGTGGCGCTCTTCATCTGGTTCGCGGAAAATCTCGCCACCTTCGCCAATGCCTGGCGCTATCCGCTCCAGTCCGCCGCCTGGACGATGGTGCCGCTGGCGAAGCTCGGCGCCTGGTACCTTCTGATGATCATCTCCTTCGTGCTGGTGTCACGCCTCCACGCTATTTCACCCGCCACTTCTCGAACCAGTCGATGACCGCCAGGTTGCTTTGCAGCCACTGGCTGGGCCGCCCCATGCCGTGTGGCGCCTCCGGCAGCCGCACCATCCGCGCCGGCACGCCGCGCAGCTTCAGTGCGCCATAGACCTGCTCGGTCTGCGCGATCGGCGTGCGGAAATCGCTCTCCCCGGTGACCAGCAGCGTCGGCGTCTTCCACTTCGCCGCCAGGCTGACGGGCGAGCGGTTGTAATAATGCACCGGATCATCCCATGGCGCCTTGCCGTCGAGCCAGTATTTCCAGGTCACCGCGCCGATGTCGCTGATATAGGTCTGCAACGCCCAGTCGGTGACCGGCCGCAGCGCCGCGGCGGCGCGGAACTTGTCGGGTTCCTTGCCGATGCCCCACAGGGTCAGCACGCCGCCGCCGCTGCCGCCGGTGATGAACAGGTTGCGCCCGTCCACGAACGGTCGCTTCGCCACCTCGTCCACCGCGCTCATCAGGTCGTCATGATCCTGCCCCGGATAGGCGCCGGTGATGGCGTTGGCAAAGGCCTCGCCATAGCCGATCGAGCCGCGCGGGTTGGTGAACAGCACCACAAACCCACGCGCCGCATAGAGCGCGTGCGTCACGCTGAAGAAGGGGCCATAATCGGTGTTCGGCCCGCCATGGATGTCCAGGATCAGCGGATATTTCTTGGCCGGATCGAAATCCGGCGGATAGAGCAGCCAGCCCTGCACCCGCCTGCCGTCGGCGCGGCTTTTGACATTGATTTCTTCAAGCCGACCGGCGCGCTTGCCCGCCGCCCAGCCGGCGTTGAC carries:
- a CDS encoding DUF817 domain-containing protein, translated to MAERRTRFAGVRDRLEGLRFASPLHAGLFEFLLFGFKQAWACLFGGLILALLLLTHFFYPADAALARYDFLTLVVLAIQVALLALRLETLAEARVILAFHLVGTAMELFKTSMGSWVYPEPGLLRIGDVPLFSGFMYAAVGSYIARIWRIFGFRFTGYPPAWQPTVLAVAIYVNFFTHHFVADARWLLFAACGWIFRRTMVRFTVFRTERAMPLLVGFLLVALFIWFAENLATFANAWRYPLQSAAWTMVPLAKLGAWYLLMIISFVLVSRLHAISPATSRTSR
- the msrA gene encoding peptide-methionine (S)-S-oxide reductase MsrA — translated: MTETAIFANGCFWCTEAIFDRVRGVHSVESGYTGGHVENPRYKAVCGGDTGHAEAVRVTFDPDVISYAQLLDIFFATHDPTTLNRQGNDVGPQYRSAIFPQSPAQEAEARAAIARAQADWPAPIVTRIEPAAPWYPAEVEHHDYYARVGDANPYCAYVVGPKVRKFLKTHGEHVKPSLG